From a region of the Erythrobacter neustonensis genome:
- a CDS encoding sigma-70 family RNA polymerase sigma factor: protein MKHDHAGFAAPSQTLGAHPYAPSRAEVEDRVRRFLPLVRRTAWHINGRGREGLEIEDLVQAGILALTECAQRHAGPTEDGFAAYAKIRVRGAMLDEVRRLAHDSRTARSRRAEYERALASLRGTLGRAPSRAELAQTMGISDAELLAIEGSGVRLTPIDDAYDETSLAFASDDPDPFEALCAAEDRERLLAAMIELPDRLKLVLQLFFVEELNLTEIAAVLDVSVPRVHQLRAKALKDLRSLLDAAAMPG, encoded by the coding sequence ATGAAGCACGATCACGCCGGATTTGCCGCGCCTTCGCAGACACTTGGCGCGCACCCCTATGCCCCTTCACGCGCCGAGGTCGAGGACCGCGTGCGCCGGTTTCTCCCGCTGGTGCGCCGCACCGCATGGCACATCAACGGGCGCGGGCGCGAGGGGTTGGAGATCGAGGATCTGGTGCAGGCGGGCATCCTCGCGCTGACCGAATGCGCGCAGCGCCATGCCGGGCCGACCGAGGACGGCTTTGCCGCCTATGCCAAGATCCGGGTGCGCGGGGCGATGCTCGACGAGGTGCGCCGTCTCGCCCATGACAGCCGCACCGCGCGCAGCCGCCGGGCGGAATACGAGCGCGCGCTGGCAAGCTTGCGCGGCACGCTGGGCCGGGCGCCGAGCCGCGCGGAACTGGCGCAAACCATGGGAATTTCCGATGCCGAACTGCTCGCGATCGAAGGTTCGGGCGTGCGGCTTACCCCGATCGACGATGCCTATGACGAGACCAGTCTCGCCTTTGCCAGCGACGATCCCGACCCGTTCGAGGCCTTGTGCGCGGCGGAGGATCGCGAGCGCTTGCTCGCGGCGATGATCGAGCTGCCAGACCGGCTCAAACTGGTGCTCCAGCTGTTCTTCGTCGAGGAACTCAACCTTACCGAAATCGCCGCCGTCCTCGATGTCAGCGTGCCGCGCGTCCACCAGCTGCGCGCCAAGGCGCTGAAGGATTTGCGCAGCCTGCTCGATGCCGCCGCAATGCCCGGCTGA
- a CDS encoding bile acid:sodium symporter family protein, whose translation MLQRITNNFAALTIAGVMLAWVWPQGFVWMTDGRFAIAGQPLLNLALGTIMLAMGLTLSFADYRSLARMPRALLAGVGLQFLVMPLSGFAIARALSLEPGLAVGLILVACCPGGTASNIVTYIARGHVALSVAMTMVSTLAAVVLTPLLTGWLAGAYVEIDRWNLLVSMIGVVLVPVVLGTLLNRLFPRAAARVNAVLPLVAIVLVVLIVGGIVGGAKAQIMEHAGVLLLATFLLHALGFGLGYGLARMLGMGEVEARTISIEVGMQNSGLGSGLAKTPAFAAQFANAAQAALAPVPAAISAVWHVVIGSLLAGVWRRRG comes from the coding sequence GTGCTGCAAAGGATCACCAACAATTTCGCCGCGCTGACGATTGCGGGCGTAATGCTGGCTTGGGTGTGGCCGCAGGGCTTTGTCTGGATGACCGACGGGCGCTTTGCGATTGCGGGCCAGCCATTGCTCAACCTTGCGCTGGGCACGATCATGCTGGCGATGGGGCTGACGCTCAGTTTCGCGGATTATCGCAGCCTTGCGCGGATGCCGCGCGCGCTGCTGGCAGGCGTAGGCTTGCAGTTCCTGGTCATGCCGCTGTCGGGCTTTGCCATCGCGCGCGCGCTGTCGCTCGAACCGGGGCTGGCGGTGGGGCTTATTCTGGTGGCCTGCTGTCCGGGCGGGACCGCGTCGAACATCGTCACCTATATCGCGCGCGGGCACGTGGCGCTGTCGGTGGCGATGACGATGGTCTCGACATTGGCGGCGGTGGTGCTGACCCCGCTGCTGACCGGCTGGCTGGCGGGGGCTTACGTGGAGATCGACCGCTGGAACCTGCTCGTCAGCATGATCGGCGTGGTGCTGGTGCCGGTGGTGCTGGGTACGCTCCTGAACCGCCTGTTCCCGCGCGCGGCGGCACGGGTGAATGCGGTGCTGCCGCTGGTGGCGATCGTGCTGGTGGTGCTGATCGTGGGCGGGATCGTCGGCGGGGCCAAGGCGCAGATCATGGAACACGCGGGCGTGCTCTTGCTCGCGACCTTCCTGCTGCATGCGCTGGGCTTTGGCCTCGGCTATGGGCTGGCGCGCATGCTGGGGATGGGCGAGGTGGAGGCGCGGACGATTTCGATCGAGGTGGGGATGCAGAACTCCGGCCTCGGCTCAGGGCTTGCCAAGACGCCTGCGTTTGCCGCGCAATTCGCCAATGCGGCGCAGGCCGCGCTCGCGCCCGTGCCTGCCGCGATCTCGGCGGTGTGGCATGTGGTGATCGGGAGCCTGCTCGCGGGGGTGTGGCGGCGGCGGGGTTAG
- a CDS encoding DUF3857 domain-containing protein: protein MRFWAAALLASTSAVAAQAGETVQYDKVPAWVVPATVEKPSPGSNAILVLFDQQARIEAGQLWSYVDTAMALDSPEALTRFGTLTASWMPDKGDLIVHRVELLRDGKVIDVLAGGAKFEVLRREKGLENRLVDGALTATMAVPGAKIGDILRLTASITSSDQAMGDNVQWQQGLIAEPFPLAKGRVAVSWPESLAVTRKRFGKAAVAEPVLKDGYFTWSAKMPVAKLDELPNDAPSRFRLGELMQVSTYADYAAVSRNHAPHYATAGKLAAGGDLAARIAAIAAASPDPLTRAAAALQTVQDDISYLMNGMDGGNYIPQAPEDTWEKRFGDCKAKTLLLLTMLRELGIEAEATLVRTKGGDALPDLAAMPGNFDHVIVRANIAGTNYWLDGTSSGVRRDTIDEVPRFFYALPLREGGAGLMPLDERFQATPDRSLALAIDHRAGLRVPALFTLTAQYRGTMSAKWRTLTDQGNADMRRDAASDLLGDILENAQMTDHTVRYDPASGLAEVTMRGILASGWERDGTAYRFDAPAQAARDVGFDADRTRSAWRALPLSLRGPVYYTSTAQVLLPDDVGALELEGAAAPVTAMIGGVELASTARLDGQRLVIDQSMRSLDSELPADRIGTARRDLNRFDRQLPVLRAGTGVRERWEYMGKDRKALAALEAAYAKGIAEAKPDEAWPLTNRASFRAGIFDHAGALADVEAAMAIEETRDLYITRAGLRRELGNLDGALADLVEAETLEPDGSTYSDQIEILALLNRAGEGTALAEDFSALTTEPVDAAIMMARALGWQGAADEGIDVLETLVAKRPADGALLGELCWQAAIWAKIDEERLATCTRAVEKSENSPAVLDSRALAHFRMGNLAAALADADAALVASPYQHETRLLRGVIRKAMGDAAGKDDIAMALKMRPSLAAPYKAWGLEL from the coding sequence ATGCGCTTTTGGGCTGCGGCATTGCTCGCATCGACGTCGGCTGTCGCCGCACAGGCCGGCGAGACGGTGCAATATGACAAGGTGCCGGCATGGGTCGTCCCCGCGACGGTCGAAAAACCCAGCCCCGGCTCCAACGCGATCCTCGTCCTGTTCGATCAGCAAGCGCGGATCGAGGCGGGGCAATTGTGGTCCTATGTTGATACCGCAATGGCGCTCGATTCCCCCGAGGCGCTCACCCGCTTCGGCACGCTGACCGCAAGCTGGATGCCCGACAAGGGCGACCTTATCGTCCACCGGGTCGAATTGCTGCGTGATGGCAAGGTGATCGACGTGCTGGCGGGCGGCGCGAAATTTGAGGTGCTGCGGCGCGAGAAGGGGCTCGAAAACCGGCTGGTCGATGGCGCGCTCACCGCGACGATGGCGGTGCCGGGGGCAAAGATTGGCGATATCCTGCGGCTTACCGCATCGATCACCAGCAGCGATCAGGCGATGGGCGACAACGTCCAGTGGCAACAGGGCCTGATCGCCGAACCCTTCCCGCTGGCCAAGGGGCGGGTCGCGGTGTCCTGGCCCGAAAGCCTTGCCGTCACCCGCAAGCGGTTCGGCAAGGCCGCGGTGGCCGAGCCGGTGCTGAAGGACGGGTATTTCACTTGGAGCGCGAAGATGCCCGTGGCCAAGCTCGACGAACTGCCCAATGATGCGCCTTCGCGGTTCCGGCTGGGCGAATTGATGCAGGTGTCGACCTATGCCGACTATGCCGCGGTATCGCGCAATCACGCGCCGCATTATGCCACTGCGGGCAAGCTTGCCGCCGGCGGCGATCTGGCCGCACGCATCGCCGCAATTGCCGCTGCCAGTCCCGATCCGCTGACCCGTGCGGCCGCCGCATTGCAGACCGTGCAGGACGATATCAGCTACCTGATGAACGGGATGGACGGCGGCAATTACATCCCGCAGGCGCCCGAAGACACATGGGAGAAGCGGTTCGGCGACTGCAAGGCCAAGACGCTGCTCCTGCTCACGATGCTGCGCGAACTCGGGATCGAGGCCGAAGCCACGCTGGTGCGCACCAAGGGCGGCGATGCGCTGCCCGACCTGGCGGCGATGCCGGGCAATTTCGACCACGTGATCGTGCGCGCCAATATCGCGGGCACCAATTACTGGCTCGACGGGACGAGCTCAGGCGTGCGCCGCGACACCATCGACGAGGTGCCGCGCTTCTTTTACGCGCTGCCGCTGCGCGAGGGCGGCGCCGGGCTGATGCCGCTTGACGAGCGGTTTCAGGCCACCCCCGATCGCAGCCTCGCGCTGGCAATCGATCACCGCGCGGGGCTGCGTGTGCCCGCCCTGTTCACGCTCACCGCACAATATCGCGGCACGATGAGCGCGAAATGGCGCACGCTCACCGATCAGGGCAACGCCGACATGCGCCGCGACGCGGCCAGCGATCTGCTCGGCGATATCCTCGAAAATGCGCAGATGACCGATCACACCGTGCGCTACGATCCCGCATCGGGTCTGGCCGAGGTGACGATGCGCGGCATCCTCGCCAGCGGCTGGGAACGCGATGGCACCGCCTACCGGTTCGATGCGCCCGCACAGGCCGCGCGCGATGTCGGCTTCGATGCCGATCGCACCCGCAGCGCATGGCGCGCGCTGCCGTTGTCCCTGCGCGGCCCGGTCTATTACACCAGCACCGCCCAAGTGCTGCTGCCGGATGATGTCGGCGCGCTCGAACTCGAAGGCGCGGCTGCGCCCGTCACCGCGATGATCGGCGGGGTGGAACTGGCCTCGACCGCGCGGCTCGATGGGCAGCGGCTGGTGATCGACCAGTCGATGCGTTCGCTCGACAGCGAACTGCCCGCCGACAGGATCGGGACCGCGCGGCGCGATCTCAACCGCTTCGACCGCCAGCTGCCCGTGCTGCGCGCCGGCACCGGGGTGCGGGAAAGGTGGGAATACATGGGCAAGGACCGCAAGGCTCTCGCCGCGCTCGAGGCCGCCTATGCCAAGGGGATCGCCGAGGCCAAGCCCGACGAGGCCTGGCCGCTGACCAACCGCGCCAGTTTCCGCGCCGGGATCTTCGATCATGCCGGCGCGCTGGCCGATGTCGAAGCGGCGATGGCAATCGAGGAAACCCGCGATCTCTACATCACCCGTGCCGGGCTGCGGCGCGAGCTTGGCAATCTCGATGGCGCGCTTGCCGATCTGGTCGAGGCCGAAACGCTCGAACCCGATGGTTCGACCTATTCGGACCAGATCGAAATCCTCGCGCTCCTGAACCGTGCCGGGGAAGGCACGGCGTTGGCCGAAGATTTCAGCGCGCTGACCACCGAACCGGTCGATGCGGCGATCATGATGGCGCGTGCGCTGGGCTGGCAGGGCGCCGCCGACGAGGGGATCGACGTGCTCGAAACGCTGGTCGCCAAACGGCCGGCGGACGGCGCGTTGCTGGGGGAACTGTGCTGGCAGGCGGCAATCTGGGCAAAGATCGATGAAGAGCGGCTGGCGACCTGCACCCGCGCGGTCGAGAAAAGCGAAAATTCCCCCGCGGTGCTCGACAGCCGGGCGCTGGCGCATTTCCGGATGGGCAATCTTGCCGCGGCGCTGGCGGATGCCGATGCGGCGCTGGTGGCCTCGCCCTACCAGCACGAAACGCGGTTGCTGCGCGGGGTGATCCGCAAGGCAATGGGCGATGCTGCGGGCAAGGACGACATCGCGATGGCGCTGAAGATGCGCCCCTCGCTTGCCGCGCCCTACAAGGCATGGGGGCTGGAATTGTAG